The DNA segment AGTAGCGCCACGGGCACCGCACGCGATGCGACCAAGCTCCGCGAGCGGCTAGCGAACGTCCACGAGCGTCTCCGCCGCACGCGGGCGAACCTGCGGGTGCTCGAGGAGCAGGTCGCGTACCTGCGGGAGGTCGCCGACGACGCCGAGACGCGGAAGCTCGTCGCGCAGACGCCGCTGGCCGACCGCGAGTGGCGTGAGGCCAAGACGGACCACGACCGGCACGTGCGGCTGCTCGACGAGACCCGCGCCGAGGCGGCGGAACTGGCCGCCGAACGCGACCGCCTCCTCGACCGCCTGCTCGAGCTGGAGGGGACCAGGTGACCGAGGACGCCGTGCGGGCGGGGGCGCCAGGCGGGCAGGCCCCGGGAGACGAGCTCCCGACCCGGGTCCTGATCGCTGAGGACGAGGCGCTGATCCGCCTCGACCTCAAGGAGATGCTCGAGGAGGAGGGGTTCGAGGTCGTCGCTGAGGTCGCGGACGGGGCATCCGCGGTCCGCCTGACCCGCGAGCTCCGACCGGAGCTGGTGATCCTCGACATCAAGATGCCCGTCATGGACGGGATCCAGGCCGCCGAGGAGATCGCCCGGGAGCGGCTCGCTGCGGTCCTGATCCTCACCGCGTTCAGCCAGCGTGACCTGGTCGAGAAAGCTCGCCGCGCTGGCGCGATGGCGTACCTCGTCAAACCGTTCCAGAAGCACGACCTGCTCCCGGCCGTCGAGATCGCCGCGGGGCGCTTCCGGGAGATGTCCGGGCTGGAGTCGCAGGTCGATGACCTCGAGGCGCGTCTGGAGGCCCGCAAGCTCGTGGAGCGCGCCAAGGGGATGCTGCAGGAGTCGCAGGACATGACCGAGGCGGAGGCGTTCCGCTGGATGCAACGCCAGGCGATGGAACGGCGCCTGACCATGCGCGCCGTCGCGGAGCAGATCATCGACGAGCTGGGCGGTGACGATCCTCCCTCCGGCTGAGGACGGACCGCGGGGGTCCTCGCGAGTGTCCTACCGAGGTCGTAGACCTGGTGGGTGTCCCGGTTTTACGCTTCAACGTCGTCGCACCGACCCGGAGGAGCCATGCGCGTCCCGATCAGCCTGCGCACCGTGGCCCTGGCCGCCACGGTCGCTCTCACCGTCGCCGCCTGCGGCGACGGAGACACCGCCGCCACCCCGGAGCCGACCGGGACGCCGGGGACCGCGCCGGCGTTCGACCTCGTCGAGGAAGGCGTGCTCACGGTCTGCTCCGACATCCCCTACCCGCCGTTCGAGTTCGAAGACCCCGAGCGAGCCGGGGAGTACACCGGGTACGACATCGATCTGATGCGGGCCGCCGCCGACCGTCTGGGCCTGCAGCTCGAGGTGGTGGTGACCAGCTTCGACGCGATCAGGAGCGGGACCGCGATGGCGGCCGACCAGTGCGATGTGGCCGCGTCGGCCATCACCATCACCGCGGAGCGCGACGAGAACCTCGACTTCACCGACCCGTACTCCAACGCCGACCAGTCGCTGCTGGTGCGCGCCGAGGATCACGACAAGTACGCGTCGCTGCCGGACCTCGCCGGTCAGGCCATCGGCGTGCAGGCCGCCACGACCGGCGAGGAGTACGCGCGGGAGAACAAACCGGAGGGCGCGACCATCACGGCCTACGAGGACGCCGGCGCGCTGTTCACCGCCCTGACAGCCGGTGAGATCGACGCGATCCTGCAGGACTTCCCGGTGAACGCCTACCAGGCCACGCAGGACGAGTCGGTCGTGGTCGTTGAGCGGTTCCCCACCGGTGAGCAGTACGGGTTCGCGGTGGCGGAAGGCAACACGGACCTGCGCGACGCGATCAACGAGGCCCTGCACGAGATCGAGGGCGACAACGAGTTCACCGAGATCTACCGGCGGTACTTCGGGGAGGACCCGCCCGACGACCTGCTGTAGGCGTCTCGGTGAGCGGCACCGACTGGTAGAGGGCCCCGTTAGGCCCCTCGCCGTTCGAGGAGGCCCCACGTGAAGCGACGGACCCAGGTCCGTCTCGTCCGGGCCGTGTTCTACACGCTGTTCGCCGTGGTCGCCATCTACGTCGGGGTGAACGCGGACTGGGTGCGGCTGCAGAACCGCTTCTTCAACCTGCAGATCGCCGCCGACATGTTCCCCCGCGTCGTGACGGTCGCGGCCCGCAACACCTTGATCTTCACCGTCCTGTCGTTCAGCTTCGGGCTGGTGCTCGGCCTGATCCTCGCGCTGATGCGGCTGTCGACCATCGTCCGTACCGGTGGTTCGCGGCCGTCTACATCGAGGTGTTCCGCGGGCTGCCCGCGCTGCTGACCATCTTCCTGATCGGGTTCGGGATCCCGATCGGGCTGGTGTTCAGCATCCCGGGCCGGTACGGCCCCGGAACGGTCGGGCTGGGATTGGTTGCGGCCGCGTACATGGCGGAGACCATCCGCGCCGGCATCGAGGCGGTTCCTCGCGGGCAGATGGAGGCGGCACGGTCACTGGGGATGCGCTACTCGCGCGCCATGGCGTCGATCGTGGTCCCGCAAGCCTTCAGGATCATCATCCCTCCGATGACCAACGAGCTGGTGCTGCTGCTGAAGGACACCTCCCTGCTCTTCGTGATCGGGACCCGGCAGGGCATGGAGGAGCTGACGAAGTTCGGCCGTGACCTGCTGAACCTGCGAGCGAGCCCGACGCCGCTGATCGTCGTCGGCCTGGTCTACCTCGCGATCACCATCCCGATGACCCGCCTCGTCGCGCTGCTGGAGCGCCGGGCGAGGAGGGCGCGCTGATGGCCACTTCCGCGAACGCCGGCGAGGCCGAGCACGCCATCGACATCATCGACCTGCACAAGCGGTTCGGTGATCTCGAGGTGCTGCGCGGCGTCGACTTCCACATCGAGTACGGCGAGGTCGTCTGCGTCATCGGGCCGTCGGGTTCGGGGAAGTCGACCCTGCTGCGCTGCGTGAACCGGCTCGAGGAACCCACGTCCGGGCGGATCATCATCGAGGGAACCGACATCACCGATCCCGATGTCGACGTCGATCTGGTCCGCCGCAAGATCGGGATGGTGTTCCAGCAGTTCAACCTCTTCCCGCACCTGACGGTGATGGGCAACGTCACGATCGCGCAGCGACGGGTCCTGAAACGTTCCAAGCGTGAAGCGACCCAGGTGGGCCGCGCCATGCTCGAGCGGGTCGGCCTGGCCGAGAAGGCCGACGACTACCCCGTCCGCCTGTCCGGCGGTCAACAGCAGCGCGTGGCGATCGCACGGGCGCTGTGCATGGACCCGGACATGATGCTGTTCGACGAGGTCACCAGCGCCCTCGATCCGGAGCTGGTCGGCGAGGTACTCGACGTGATGCGGACGCTGGCCGACGAGGGCATGACCATGATGGTCGTGTCGCACGAGATGGGGTTCGCTCGCCGCGTCGGCGACCGGGTCGTGTTCATGGCCGCCGGTGTCATCGTCGAACAGGGGCCG comes from the Actinomycetota bacterium genome and includes:
- a CDS encoding response regulator, whose translation is MRAGAPGGQAPGDELPTRVLIAEDEALIRLDLKEMLEEEGFEVVAEVADGASAVRLTRELRPELVILDIKMPVMDGIQAAEEIARERLAAVLILTAFSQRDLVEKARRAGAMAYLVKPFQKHDLLPAVEIAAGRFREMSGLESQVDDLEARLEARKLVERAKGMLQESQDMTEAEAFRWMQRQAMERRLTMRAVAEQIIDELGGDDPPSG
- a CDS encoding ABC transporter substrate-binding protein, producing the protein MRVPISLRTVALAATVALTVAACGDGDTAATPEPTGTPGTAPAFDLVEEGVLTVCSDIPYPPFEFEDPERAGEYTGYDIDLMRAAADRLGLQLEVVVTSFDAIRSGTAMAADQCDVAASAITITAERDENLDFTDPYSNADQSLLVRAEDHDKYASLPDLAGQAIGVQAATTGEEYARENKPEGATITAYEDAGALFTALTAGEIDAILQDFPVNAYQATQDESVVVVERFPTGEQYGFAVAEGNTDLRDAINEALHEIEGDNEFTEIYRRYFGEDPPDDLL
- a CDS encoding amino acid ABC transporter ATP-binding protein, producing the protein MATSANAGEAEHAIDIIDLHKRFGDLEVLRGVDFHIEYGEVVCVIGPSGSGKSTLLRCVNRLEEPTSGRIIIEGTDITDPDVDVDLVRRKIGMVFQQFNLFPHLTVMGNVTIAQRRVLKRSKREATQVGRAMLERVGLAEKADDYPVRLSGGQQQRVAIARALCMDPDMMLFDEVTSALDPELVGEVLDVMRTLADEGMTMMVVSHEMGFARRVGDRVVFMAAGVIVEQGP